In the Chloroflexota bacterium genome, one interval contains:
- a CDS encoding amidohydrolase family protein, whose protein sequence is MATTTGYQVIDADAHVVETLRTWEYIDDSQAQLRPNLLFSQESPPKRYWQVDGKIRGLQPQSLSEMELEERSKKSGKNIVTPQAAREMDDVDLRLKDMDRLGIDVQVLHNTLWIEQVTERPDIERAMCHSWNRWLGDIWRQGQGRLRWSCVPPWMSLDAAVEEMQWSKEHGAVAVTMRPIEGNRTMIDPYFYPILEEAVRLDMAIVVHIANANPGIVDVMRSPYDPGTAFGLFRIPTVASCHALIMSEIPQKFPTLRWGFIEASAGWVPWVITEAKNRYNGAGRPFPDNVLKEYNIYVTCQTDDDIPYILECAGDDNIVIGTDYGHFDPSSEVDAISVFKEMGGISDTAMRKILSDNPKALYGL, encoded by the coding sequence ATGGCAACAACCACCGGCTACCAGGTAATCGACGCAGACGCCCACGTAGTCGAGACTCTGCGCACGTGGGAGTACATAGACGACTCCCAGGCGCAGCTCCGCCCCAACCTCCTCTTCTCACAGGAGTCGCCGCCCAAGCGCTACTGGCAGGTCGACGGCAAGATCCGCGGCCTCCAGCCGCAGAGCCTCTCGGAGATGGAGCTTGAGGAGCGCTCCAAGAAGTCCGGCAAGAACATCGTCACGCCGCAGGCAGCGCGTGAAATGGACGACGTCGATCTGCGGCTGAAGGACATGGACCGCCTCGGCATCGACGTGCAGGTGCTGCACAACACGCTCTGGATCGAGCAGGTCACGGAGCGCCCGGACATCGAGCGGGCCATGTGCCACAGCTGGAACCGCTGGCTGGGCGACATCTGGCGGCAGGGCCAGGGCCGGCTTCGCTGGTCGTGCGTGCCGCCGTGGATGAGCCTCGACGCCGCAGTCGAGGAGATGCAGTGGTCCAAGGAGCACGGCGCCGTCGCGGTCACCATGCGCCCCATCGAGGGCAACCGCACCATGATCGACCCCTACTTCTACCCCATCCTCGAGGAGGCCGTGCGGCTGGACATGGCCATCGTCGTGCACATCGCCAACGCCAACCCGGGCATCGTCGACGTGATGCGCTCACCCTACGACCCGGGCACCGCTTTCGGCCTCTTCCGCATCCCGACCGTCGCTTCCTGCCACGCCCTCATCATGAGCGAGATTCCGCAGAAGTTCCCGACGTTGCGCTGGGGCTTCATCGAGGCCTCGGCCGGCTGGGTGCCGTGGGTCATCACGGAGGCCAAGAACCGCTACAATGGCGCGGGGCGCCCGTTTCCAGACAACGTCCTGAAGGAGTACAACATCTACGTCACCTGCCAGACGGACGACGACATCCCCTACATCCTGGAATGCGCCGGCGACGACAACATCGTCATCGGCACCGACTACGGGCACTTTGACCCTTCCAGTGAGGTGGACGCCATTTCCGTTTTCAAGGAAATGGGCGGCATCAGCGACACGGCCATGCGCAAGATTCTCTCGGACAACCCAAAGGCCCTGTACGGCCTGTAG
- a CDS encoding amidohydrolase family protein → MTTKVGYMVIDSDAHVVETERTWDFMDAEDEQYRPKLVQDLHDPTRQHWVIEGEVRGFRFPTLTEMQQEARSQRWRNISTPQAARELDDVALRLEDMDRLGIDVQVLHHTLWIEQVAKQPEVELAICKGWNRWVGDVWRKSGGRLRWSCVPPYSNLEAALEIMEEAKANGAVAVTMRPIEGERTILDQYFYPIYEQAIKLDMAVAVHIANANPGIVNILRTPEDPGSAFGIFRIPTVASCHALIMSKIPERFPELRWGFIEASAGWVPWIITESRNRYMGAGRRFPDNVLKEYNIFVTCQTDDDVPYILSCAGDDNILIGTDYGHFDPSSEVDAISVFKEMDGISDESMKKIMSDNPKKLYGIE, encoded by the coding sequence ATGACAACCAAGGTCGGCTACATGGTCATCGACTCCGACGCCCACGTGGTGGAGACGGAACGGACGTGGGACTTCATGGACGCGGAGGACGAGCAGTACCGCCCGAAGCTGGTGCAGGACCTGCACGACCCCACACGTCAGCACTGGGTCATCGAGGGCGAGGTGCGGGGCTTCCGCTTCCCCACGCTCACGGAGATGCAGCAGGAGGCCCGCTCCCAGCGCTGGCGCAACATCTCGACTCCACAGGCCGCCCGCGAACTCGACGACGTCGCCCTGCGGCTCGAGGACATGGACCGCCTCGGCATCGACGTCCAGGTGCTGCACCACACGCTCTGGATTGAACAGGTGGCAAAGCAGCCTGAGGTGGAGCTCGCCATCTGCAAGGGTTGGAACCGCTGGGTCGGCGATGTCTGGCGGAAGAGCGGCGGACGGCTGCGGTGGTCGTGTGTGCCCCCGTACAGCAACCTGGAAGCCGCGCTGGAGATCATGGAAGAAGCCAAGGCCAACGGTGCCGTCGCCGTGACCATGCGCCCCATCGAGGGAGAGCGCACCATCCTGGACCAGTACTTCTACCCGATCTACGAGCAGGCCATCAAGCTGGACATGGCCGTTGCCGTGCACATCGCGAACGCCAACCCCGGCATCGTCAACATCCTCCGCACGCCGGAGGACCCCGGCTCGGCGTTCGGCATCTTCCGCATCCCGACGGTCGCCAGTTGCCACGCACTCATCATGAGCAAGATCCCCGAGCGGTTCCCGGAGCTGCGCTGGGGCTTCATCGAGGCATCGGCCGGCTGGGTCCCATGGATTATCACAGAGTCCCGCAACCGCTACATGGGCGCGGGGCGAAGGTTCCCGGACAACGTCCTGAAGGAGTACAACATCTTCGTCACCTGCCAGACGGACGACGACGTGCCGTACATCCTGAGTTGCGCCGGCGACGACAACATACTCATCGGCACCGACTACGGCCACTTCGACCCGTCCAGTGAGGTCGACGCCATCTCCGTCTTCAAGGAGATGGACGGCATCTCCGACGAGTCCATGAAGAAGATCATGTCCGACAATCCCAAGAAGCTCTACGGCATAGAGTAG
- a CDS encoding MFS transporter, with product MAATNLNASAATNPRASFVSTWLPLGLAAMCTLVFTMDGSMNIIALPSIASEFHASPAGAVWVAVVLQFMILGLALPVGSLSAGFGRRRLFVIGLGVFLVGLVASYLSPNLPMLIAGRAVQGLGCALFLSTRNAIGMGGFPEHRRGMALGVIIAAVGIGAGTGPLLGGQLIDAFGWRSIYIAAAPLAVTTTLLAVVFLRREQRLPLANFDFLGAGLVFVGLASLVVALNRTADWGVTSVGVVGLAIVGVVGVALFAWQQARATTPVLELSIFRSPAAVVTSLCLVLQVMGQSAATLVLPFFMVHALGMSATLSGILFAIAPAFMFAGSTVAGRLSDRIGAGPVMAVGMVGQVSGALVLVTLNETSAPYLIGVALALMGAGSGFLQTSAGAAQMNAVPPAHIGMASALFIGLIMLAATVGGTLGGILMSTGDIETARAAQVAEAYHRVALSGIAILLVGMAGSVYYWVGSRRLWRAGGVEAAG from the coding sequence ATGGCCGCTACGAATCTGAACGCCTCAGCCGCAACGAACCCTCGCGCAAGCTTCGTCTCAACATGGCTGCCGCTTGGGCTGGCGGCGATGTGCACGCTGGTGTTCACGATGGACGGCTCGATGAACATCATCGCGCTGCCGTCCATCGCGTCCGAGTTCCACGCCTCCCCCGCCGGCGCGGTGTGGGTGGCCGTCGTCCTCCAATTCATGATCCTTGGGCTGGCGCTGCCGGTGGGCTCGCTGTCGGCGGGGTTCGGTCGGCGGCGGCTGTTTGTGATTGGGCTTGGCGTCTTCCTCGTCGGGCTGGTGGCCTCGTACCTGTCGCCGAACCTGCCGATGCTCATTGCAGGGCGGGCGGTGCAGGGGCTGGGGTGCGCGCTCTTTCTCTCGACGCGCAACGCCATCGGCATGGGAGGCTTTCCTGAGCACCGGCGAGGGATGGCATTGGGGGTCATCATCGCCGCGGTGGGCATCGGTGCGGGGACGGGTCCCCTGCTGGGCGGCCAACTCATCGACGCATTCGGCTGGCGCTCCATCTATATTGCCGCCGCGCCCCTCGCGGTGACGACGACCCTGCTGGCCGTCGTCTTCCTGCGGCGCGAGCAGCGTCTGCCGCTGGCGAACTTTGACTTTCTCGGCGCGGGGCTCGTCTTTGTCGGGCTGGCTTCGCTGGTGGTGGCGCTGAATCGCACGGCGGACTGGGGCGTCACCTCGGTGGGCGTAGTCGGGCTGGCGATTGTCGGCGTCGTCGGGGTGGCGCTGTTCGCATGGCAGCAGGCACGGGCCACGACGCCGGTGCTGGAGCTGAGCATATTCCGGAGCCCGGCCGCCGTCGTGACGAGCCTCTGTCTAGTGCTGCAGGTTATGGGACAGAGCGCGGCGACGCTGGTGTTGCCCTTCTTCATGGTGCACGCACTGGGCATGAGCGCGACGTTATCCGGAATCCTCTTCGCGATAGCCCCAGCCTTCATGTTTGCGGGAAGCACCGTGGCTGGACGCCTGTCCGACCGAATTGGCGCGGGGCCGGTCATGGCTGTGGGGATGGTCGGGCAGGTCTCCGGCGCACTGGTGCTGGTTACGCTGAACGAGACCTCGGCGCCGTACCTGATAGGCGTGGCGCTGGCGCTCATGGGCGCTGGGTCCGGGTTCCTGCAGACCTCGGCGGGCGCGGCGCAGATGAATGCCGTGCCTCCCGCGCACATCGGCATGGCGTCGGCGCTGTTCATCGGGCTGATCATGCTGGCGGCGACGGTCGGCGGGACGCTGGGCGGCATCCTGATGAGCACGGGCGACATCGAGACGGCGCGTGCCGCGCAGGTGGCCGAAGCCTACCACCGCGTTGCGTTGTCGGGCATCGCCATCCTGCTGGTTGGCATGGCCGGGTCGGTGTACTACTGGGTCGGCAGCCGACGCTTGTGGCGGGCGGGCGGCGTCGAAGCGGCGGGCTAG
- a CDS encoding AIPR family protein, translating to MQNDSGFVQWKKELLQQIDAEPDTVAKGDSFVQLVLRYRYQLSDDDAVNATDMAGGGDYGIDGLIVEPSEDANPPHGIIVQGKYGTAGLQVSPLDEFRKFSGGLDRTRNGEPLTDALEQCASVLQSGGALQYIVATVDLLTEAQLGALDDARAIANQRYGLSVSLEAICLQDLYDEIGGEETPESSVFLTCKGVSVESKTYVGVATLVDVYQMLRQYAQLHNASVDSIYDRNVRKWLGKRAKSVNDGISNTLLKSPKSFIAYNNGISVVCRNFESTSEGLRIDSPQIVNGCQTTRTLFDFMENRFAGVQAKLTVLPDAGPYREASLAFKLIAVDDFNSDFVRNITRFSNKQNAVRGRDFLTLEENFHRLKTALREQGYFLEVQTGEYNVLPKAERQRFAQDRLINAFDALRFYGASVLSKPHTAFGRSGEFTPGGSEFEEATKDLTQDDLLIPWLMARHAMERGYSIGSKKNATLSDYRNQTRYLYLYVVFRIASQVLNGSQQIDRSSRDVFYGQLAQLRDDYVANDEGNTAFGAILDIADDLVATYMGLAHQLHWFYDRNAFLKSQELLNEERIAQASGQLFLKAGELEEKVRAALAQ from the coding sequence ATGCAAAACGATTCTGGCTTTGTTCAATGGAAAAAGGAACTTCTACAACAAATAGACGCCGAACCTGACACCGTGGCCAAGGGAGATTCCTTTGTCCAACTCGTTCTGCGTTACCGTTACCAACTATCTGACGATGATGCCGTTAACGCGACCGACATGGCAGGGGGCGGTGATTATGGTATTGACGGGCTGATAGTTGAACCCTCCGAAGATGCCAATCCTCCGCATGGAATAATTGTGCAGGGCAAATATGGGACTGCTGGGTTGCAGGTATCTCCCCTTGATGAGTTCAGGAAGTTTTCCGGGGGTCTTGATCGGACTAGGAACGGAGAGCCCCTCACTGATGCACTTGAGCAGTGCGCTTCTGTGCTCCAATCTGGAGGTGCCCTTCAGTACATAGTGGCAACGGTGGATCTGTTGACTGAGGCTCAACTGGGCGCTCTGGATGATGCACGAGCAATCGCAAATCAACGTTATGGCCTTAGTGTCAGCCTTGAAGCCATATGCCTTCAGGATTTGTACGACGAAATAGGAGGAGAAGAGACTCCTGAGAGTAGTGTTTTCCTGACCTGCAAAGGGGTCTCTGTAGAATCAAAGACCTATGTCGGAGTAGCTACGCTTGTTGACGTGTATCAGATGCTCCGTCAATATGCACAACTTCACAATGCTTCCGTTGACAGTATCTACGATCGGAACGTGCGAAAGTGGCTAGGGAAAAGAGCCAAGTCAGTAAATGACGGTATTAGCAACACACTATTGAAGAGTCCAAAAAGCTTCATTGCCTACAATAATGGCATTAGTGTGGTATGCAGGAATTTTGAGTCAACAAGTGAAGGATTACGCATCGATTCACCGCAAATCGTGAATGGCTGTCAAACAACCAGAACACTGTTCGATTTCATGGAGAATCGCTTTGCGGGAGTTCAAGCAAAGCTGACTGTACTGCCAGATGCAGGGCCTTACCGAGAGGCGTCACTGGCTTTCAAATTGATCGCAGTGGATGATTTCAACAGTGACTTTGTTAGGAACATCACTAGATTCTCCAACAAACAGAATGCAGTGCGAGGGCGTGACTTCCTAACCCTTGAAGAAAACTTTCACCGACTTAAGACGGCCCTTCGGGAACAGGGGTATTTCTTGGAGGTACAAACAGGTGAGTACAATGTACTACCCAAGGCAGAGAGGCAAAGGTTTGCTCAAGACCGATTAATCAATGCGTTTGACGCGCTACGATTTTATGGAGCTTCAGTCTTGAGCAAACCACACACAGCGTTTGGGCGAAGCGGAGAGTTTACACCCGGGGGTAGTGAATTCGAGGAAGCAACCAAGGACCTGACTCAAGATGATTTGCTTATCCCGTGGCTCATGGCAAGGCACGCCATGGAGCGGGGGTATTCAATAGGTTCAAAGAAGAATGCAACGCTAAGCGATTATCGGAACCAAACCCGATACCTTTACCTCTATGTAGTGTTTAGGATAGCCAGTCAGGTGCTTAACGGTTCACAGCAGATCGATCGGTCGAGTCGTGACGTGTTCTATGGGCAACTGGCGCAGCTAAGAGATGACTACGTTGCCAACGATGAAGGGAACACTGCCTTCGGGGCAATTTTGGACATAGCTGACGACTTGGTTGCCACCTATATGGGCCTGGCACATCAATTACACTGGTTCTACGATCGGAACGCGTTTCTGAAGAGCCAAGAACTCTTAAATGAGGAGAGAATAGCTCAAGCAAGCGGACAGTTGTTCTTGAAAGCGGGAGAGCTGGAGGAAAAGGTGAGAGCAGCGCTTGCACAGTAG
- a CDS encoding SDR family oxidoreductase gives MRLQDKVVIITGAAHHIGQAYAVRAAQEGAKVVICDVRDCSETAEMVAEAGADVLSLRTDVSSEEDTLELARQTIERFGRIDAIVNNAGLFDGLHSRTILNTDMEEWDRVMNVNVKGIFLCCRAVVPQMMEQGYGKIINIGSGIWHWGGSGTPAYVSSKAAVTGLTRALSRELGQYGIRVNTLAPGGTASGAVVGRDDDSPQVPPNSGNLLGRREVPDDLTGTMVFLVSEDSDYITGQNITVNGGTSMW, from the coding sequence ATGCGCTTGCAGGACAAGGTGGTCATCATCACGGGAGCCGCCCACCACATCGGCCAGGCCTACGCCGTCCGCGCCGCCCAGGAGGGCGCCAAGGTCGTCATCTGCGACGTCCGCGACTGCAGCGAGACCGCCGAGATGGTGGCGGAGGCCGGCGCAGACGTGCTGTCGCTGCGCACCGATGTGTCCAGCGAGGAGGACACGCTGGAGCTGGCCCGCCAGACCATCGAACGCTTCGGCCGCATCGACGCCATCGTCAACAACGCCGGCCTCTTTGACGGCCTGCACTCACGCACCATCCTCAACACGGACATGGAGGAGTGGGACCGCGTGATGAACGTCAACGTAAAGGGCATCTTCCTGTGCTGCCGCGCTGTCGTCCCGCAGATGATGGAGCAGGGGTACGGCAAGATCATCAACATTGGCTCCGGCATCTGGCACTGGGGAGGGAGCGGCACGCCCGCCTATGTCAGCAGCAAGGCCGCCGTCACCGGCCTGACCCGAGCGCTCTCTCGCGAGCTGGGACAGTACGGCATCCGCGTGAACACCCTCGCCCCCGGCGGCACCGCCAGCGGCGCTGTCGTTGGGCGGGACGACGACTCCCCACAGGTCCCGCCCAACTCCGGCAACCTGCTCGGCCGTCGTGAGGTGCCAGACGACCTGACGGGCACGATGGTCTTCCTCGTCAGCGAGGACAGCGATTACATCACGGGGCAGAACATCACCGTCAACGGCGGGACCAGCATGTGGTAG
- a CDS encoding Rieske 2Fe-2S domain-containing protein yields the protein MLSREDNELLTQTGPGTPMGEFFRRFWMPALLSEELPDPDCPPVRIKVLSEELVAFRDTNGAVGVVDNYCPHRRASLFFGRNEECGLRCVYHGWKFDVNGDCVDMPSEPAESNFRDKVKIKSYPARDYGSCVWIYMGPRELQPDLPAFEWARVPDEHRVVTRFIQHSNYMQCTEGEIDSSHVSFLHSVFDLSIDYHRDMRTGEQKGGRNSVLSYKFGAPQLTVKETDYGFTYGSRRGPEEGNYYWRVTQWMLPMFSLIPGPAWPRGGRGWVPVDDEHIITFQYSYNGERPITPEERARAVDTMELQRVKYTLPDGGIIDTYRSVRAPENDYLIDREMQRKQNYTGILFGRHQDFAMTDSMGGVSDRTKEHLGTSDTAIIAARRILLRAVRDLQEGIEPYAAGHPEVFHVRALDTESPEGDFLKLLEAEGEKTVGVL from the coding sequence ATGCTGTCCAGGGAGGACAATGAGCTGCTGACCCAGACGGGGCCGGGCACACCCATGGGCGAGTTCTTCCGCCGCTTCTGGATGCCCGCCCTCCTCTCCGAGGAGCTCCCGGATCCCGACTGCCCGCCCGTGCGCATCAAGGTGCTCAGCGAGGAGCTTGTCGCGTTCCGGGACACGAACGGCGCCGTGGGCGTCGTCGACAACTACTGCCCGCACCGCCGCGCCAGCCTGTTCTTCGGCCGCAACGAGGAGTGCGGGCTCCGCTGCGTCTATCACGGCTGGAAGTTCGACGTGAACGGCGACTGCGTCGACATGCCCTCAGAGCCCGCTGAGTCCAATTTCAGGGACAAGGTCAAGATCAAGTCCTACCCCGCCCGCGACTACGGCAGCTGCGTGTGGATCTACATGGGCCCGCGCGAGCTGCAGCCCGATCTCCCGGCCTTCGAATGGGCGCGCGTGCCGGACGAGCACCGCGTCGTGACTCGCTTCATCCAGCACTCCAACTACATGCAGTGCACGGAGGGCGAGATCGACTCCAGCCACGTCTCCTTCCTCCACAGCGTCTTTGACCTGAGCATCGACTACCACCGCGACATGCGGACCGGCGAGCAGAAGGGCGGCCGCAACTCCGTCCTCAGCTACAAGTTCGGCGCTCCCCAGCTCACCGTGAAGGAGACCGACTACGGTTTCACCTACGGCTCGCGCCGGGGCCCGGAGGAGGGCAACTACTACTGGCGCGTGACCCAGTGGATGCTGCCGATGTTCAGCCTCATCCCCGGCCCAGCCTGGCCTCGCGGCGGCCGCGGCTGGGTGCCCGTCGACGACGAGCACATCATCACCTTCCAGTACAGCTACAACGGCGAGCGGCCCATCACGCCGGAGGAGCGCGCCCGCGCCGTCGACACGATGGAGCTGCAGCGCGTCAAGTACACCCTCCCCGACGGCGGCATCATCGACACCTACCGCAGCGTGCGCGCCCCGGAGAACGACTACCTCATCGACCGGGAGATGCAGCGCAAGCAGAACTACACCGGCATCCTCTTTGGCAGGCACCAGGACTTCGCCATGACGGACAGCATGGGCGGCGTCTCGGATCGCACGAAGGAACACCTCGGCACTAGCGATACCGCCATCATCGCCGCGCGGCGCATCCTGCTGCGGGCGGTCCGCGACCTTCAGGAGGGCATCGAGCCCTACGCCGCCGGCCACCCGGAGGTGTTCCACGTCCGCGCGCTGGACACCGAGTCGCCGGAGGGCGATTTCCTCAAGCTGCTGGAGGCGGAAGGGGAGAAGACAGTCGGAGTGCTATAG
- a CDS encoding Rieske 2Fe-2S domain-containing protein, with product MLSREENELLTRTASGTPMGELFRRFWLPALIPNELPEPDCPPVRLRILHEDLVAFRDTNGKVGILDALCPHKLAPLFFGRNEECGLRCVYHGWKFDVDGTCVEMANEPPESAFREKVKIKAYPVEEWGGLIWVYMGPAHLKPELPQFEWGRVPETHRHHARWLQTTNWAQGMEGEIDTSHISFLHRWMDQSQAPQRRNAQRNFTIVDGAPILTLNQTDYGFVYGARRNTGNGDYYWRVTQWLYPMWSVIAAQTWPIGGRAWVPIDDENTNVFGYNYNAEAPLTEEQIDMIESGRAFPPRTTREKFQLADGTVIDHNVGVANKTNDFLIDRDMQRTVNFTGIWGVNEQDRGLQEGMGRIVDRSREHLGTADQATIAGRRGLLRMARDLQEGIEPAIAHQGDKYGVRSMDIVSPEGDFIKFMELHGDAGKAKV from the coding sequence ATGCTGTCCAGGGAAGAGAACGAACTGCTGACTCGTACGGCCTCAGGCACGCCAATGGGCGAGTTGTTCAGGCGATTCTGGCTCCCGGCCCTCATCCCCAACGAGCTCCCGGAGCCCGACTGCCCGCCCGTGCGCTTGCGCATCCTGCACGAGGACCTCGTCGCCTTCCGGGACACCAACGGCAAGGTCGGCATCCTCGACGCCCTCTGCCCCCACAAGCTCGCCCCGCTGTTCTTCGGCCGCAACGAGGAGTGTGGGCTCCGCTGCGTCTACCACGGCTGGAAGTTTGACGTGGATGGCACCTGCGTCGAGATGGCGAACGAGCCGCCGGAGAGCGCTTTCCGGGAAAAGGTGAAGATTAAGGCCTACCCCGTCGAGGAGTGGGGCGGACTCATCTGGGTTTACATGGGCCCGGCGCACCTCAAGCCCGAACTCCCGCAGTTCGAGTGGGGGCGCGTCCCGGAGACCCACCGCCACCACGCGCGCTGGCTGCAGACCACCAACTGGGCGCAGGGCATGGAGGGTGAGATCGACACCTCCCACATCTCCTTCTTGCACCGCTGGATGGACCAGAGTCAGGCGCCCCAGCGACGCAACGCCCAGCGCAACTTCACCATCGTTGACGGCGCGCCCATCCTGACGCTGAACCAGACCGATTACGGCTTCGTTTACGGCGCCCGCCGCAACACCGGTAACGGCGACTACTACTGGCGCGTCACCCAATGGCTCTACCCAATGTGGAGCGTCATTGCCGCGCAGACTTGGCCAATCGGCGGCCGGGCGTGGGTGCCCATCGACGACGAGAACACCAACGTCTTCGGTTACAACTACAACGCCGAAGCCCCCTTGACTGAGGAGCAGATCGACATGATCGAGTCGGGCCGGGCCTTCCCGCCCCGCACCACGCGTGAGAAGTTCCAGCTGGCTGATGGCACAGTCATCGACCACAACGTGGGTGTCGCCAACAAGACCAACGACTTTCTCATCGACCGTGACATGCAGCGCACCGTGAACTTCACGGGCATCTGGGGCGTCAACGAGCAGGACCGCGGGCTCCAGGAGGGCATGGGCCGCATCGTCGACCGCTCTCGCGAGCACCTCGGCACCGCCGACCAGGCAACCATCGCCGGCCGCCGCGGGCTGCTGCGCATGGCGCGTGACCTGCAGGAGGGCATCGAGCCCGCCATTGCGCACCAGGGCGACAAGTACGGCGTCCGCTCCATGGACATCGTCAGCCCGGAAGGCGACTTCATAAAGTTCATGGAACTTCACGGAGACGCCGGCAAGGCCAAGGTCTAG
- a CDS encoding SDR family oxidoreductase produces the protein MRLQDKVIIITGAAHHIGQAYALRCAQEGAKLVICDIRDCGNTAEMCIEAGAEVLALHTDVANEEDTLEMARKAVERFGRIDCIVNNAGIYDGLTARSMLEVDLDEWDRVMDVNVKGIFLCTRAVVPYMREQGGGKIINIGSAIWFFGGSGIPHYVASKAAVTGLTRALARELGADNIKVNTIAPGGTNSGAVVTRDERAPQTPPPSPNVLGRREVSEDLTGTVVFLASEDSDYITGQMIAVTGGAGMH, from the coding sequence ATGCGCCTGCAGGACAAGGTGATCATCATCACGGGAGCCGCCCACCACATCGGCCAGGCGTACGCCCTCCGCTGCGCCCAGGAAGGCGCCAAGCTCGTCATCTGCGACATCCGCGACTGTGGCAACACTGCCGAGATGTGCATCGAGGCCGGCGCCGAAGTCCTCGCCCTCCACACCGACGTCGCCAACGAGGAGGACACTCTCGAGATGGCCCGCAAAGCGGTGGAGCGCTTTGGCCGCATCGACTGCATCGTCAACAACGCCGGCATCTATGACGGCCTGACCGCCCGCTCCATGCTGGAAGTCGACCTTGACGAGTGGGACAGGGTCATGGACGTCAACGTGAAGGGCATCTTCCTCTGCACCCGGGCCGTCGTGCCATACATGCGCGAGCAGGGCGGCGGCAAGATCATCAACATCGGCTCCGCCATCTGGTTCTTCGGCGGCTCCGGCATTCCCCACTACGTCGCATCCAAGGCTGCGGTCACGGGTCTGACGCGAGCTTTGGCTCGCGAGCTCGGCGCGGATAACATCAAGGTCAACACCATCGCGCCCGGCGGCACCAACAGCGGCGCCGTCGTCACCCGCGACGAGCGCGCCCCGCAGACTCCTCCTCCCTCTCCCAACGTCCTCGGCCGCCGTGAGGTCTCCGAGGACCTCACCGGCACCGTCGTCTTCCTCGCCTCGGAGGACAGCGACTACATCACCGGCCAGATGATCGCCGTCACCGGCGGCGCCGGCATGCACTAG
- a CDS encoding cytochrome c biogenesis protein CcdA, whose amino-acid sequence MDATTQSEWYKAPWFRGVFLPLLVGSAAVGIATVGAFLSGSGAEATGGVNGFIEGLSGMSGDKLDNVGIFGFTFAAGMVSTVNPCGFAMLPAYLGLYLGAADSGGAASTPSRLRQAAIVGLLVTSGMLLLFGSVGIVLSAGLTTIRSVIPWLGLIIGVVLTFAGAWVLLGGKLNIGAFSRAASHMGDARQTNLRSYFLFGLSYGTASLSCTLPIFIAVVGFGTTTSFLSALGQFVLYGLGMGSVILILTLGMAVFKGAMVGGLRKALPYIQPASAAIMLLAGAYIIFYWLTLGLDLL is encoded by the coding sequence ATGGACGCAACAACGCAGTCAGAATGGTACAAGGCCCCGTGGTTCCGAGGCGTGTTTCTTCCCTTGCTGGTGGGCAGTGCCGCCGTTGGCATCGCCACCGTGGGCGCCTTCCTCTCCGGATCGGGAGCCGAGGCCACAGGCGGCGTCAACGGTTTCATTGAAGGCCTGTCCGGCATGTCCGGTGACAAGTTGGACAACGTCGGCATCTTCGGCTTCACATTCGCAGCCGGGATGGTCTCTACCGTAAACCCATGCGGGTTCGCGATGCTGCCCGCTTACCTTGGCCTCTACCTCGGCGCTGCCGACTCCGGTGGAGCGGCCTCCACGCCAAGCAGACTCCGGCAAGCCGCCATTGTCGGCCTCCTGGTCACCTCAGGCATGCTCCTGCTCTTTGGCAGCGTGGGCATCGTTCTCTCCGCCGGACTGACGACAATCCGGTCTGTCATCCCCTGGCTGGGACTGATCATCGGCGTGGTGCTTACTTTTGCGGGCGCGTGGGTCTTGCTGGGCGGAAAGCTCAACATCGGCGCCTTCAGTCGCGCCGCGTCCCACATGGGCGACGCCCGCCAGACGAACCTCCGCAGCTACTTCCTCTTCGGGCTGAGCTATGGCACGGCCTCGCTGAGCTGCACCCTGCCCATCTTCATCGCCGTTGTAGGTTTCGGCACCACCACAAGCTTCCTGAGTGCCCTCGGGCAGTTCGTCCTGTACGGCCTCGGCATGGGCTCCGTCATCCTCATCCTGACCCTCGGGATGGCGGTCTTCAAGGGCGCGATGGTCGGCGGCCTGCGCAAGGCGTTGCCGTACATCCAGCCCGCCAGCGCCGCCATCATGCTGCTGGCAGGCGCGTACATCATCTTCTACTGGCTCACCCTCGGCCTCGACCTCCTCTAG